The Cydia strobilella chromosome 13, ilCydStro3.1, whole genome shotgun sequence genomic interval attattaatttgtcATATTAAaggcatttttataaatcaaaCATTGAGCACAATaagcaaaaacaaataaatttacattcaGATATTTACCTTCACACATATTTTGGAAATATACTTAAGTAGTCTGATATATTCCACCCTTAAGGTTAATTTACCATTACAGTTTTACGATTCTCGCCCTTATCACCTCCCCGCAAAGTGCATCTGCGAAATTCAAAGCACAGCTAGTGCACTCAACTCATGCAGCGTCATTGTAATGTACTGATGGACACACCTTAACCATTGTAGGAATAGGAATTCAAAAACGATTACCCACAAATCGGTATTCACGTGTTACCGTCAATTTGTAGAATTACTCCAATTGAATAACCACCTTATTTAGGACATGGATATAACCTCTACGCGGTGGTTTATACCACACAGCTCGCAGTCGCACCTCGCGCACCGCTCGTTTGACACGCCACTGGAGCAAACCGGAACTTTCTGCTTTTTACAATATGGCGGCTATAACGCTGTGCTTTTTGGCGGTATTGTGCAGTTTGCTACATCAAggtttgttgaatttaaattAGTTAAGTGACTTCATTTGGTAATTTACGTTGAGAGATGTTGGTACTTTGCTACCCTTAGTTTGGGATGGGAAGACAATTTTCAGTTGAATAGTAGCCGCTTTTCCCCATCGTGTTTCAATTTTCCCGCcttttttttgcttttcaaatattatttacttaaatttattaaattgaatAGTTTTCGTTTCCGAAATGGCGTTTCGTAATAACTAATTGTGACCACGTAACATGTCACTTTAGTCACTTACGTTTAAAGTTGTGCCTGACCCAGAATATTTAAACGTTTTTGAATTCCAATATACATGcaatgaaaacttttttatcTGCTGACTGTAACTACGAATGGAGACAGTTGCTAAGTAACTAAGTATAAAATCTTGTAAAACAAAGAGCTGTTAATGGCtctacaaattacaaataagatcgtgtcaaatatttttattttatatttaaaaaaaaatattatatcaggcaaatgtaaataaaattcattcaCTAAAGAATAAGTATTATCTCTTAAACAGATTGTATATAACCCTTtaaaaaattttaggggtttCTTCTAAATATTTCTGGATTCTTACAATTTTTTTCTGTTATGATAGCAAAGTGAATGAATAGAAAGAgagtttaaatattttacaatttgaaTATCAATCGCGTAGTCTCAATTACCTATCGTGAAATAGAAATATCTAAACATTTTTACACTTATTCCATTTCACATTTTGTATATTCCATTGTGAGATATTCCAGAAAATTCCGAATACTTCCCatttcttaaaaactttttacaacTTCAACATATCAACTCCCAATATCAAAATCAGTAAACGTAGTAAAACATGTCGGTCAGAACcagaacaaaattttataagCGTGCGAAACTCAAAATAgactaaacataaacatattggTTGCGAAGCATATATTTACTGTTGTTCATTGCCCGTTGATGTGTAGTTATTTCTTTGGCACGCCTCTTTCATTACTTGATTGTCTTCGTACTGTAGGTATGAAAGCCATTTcgtttaaatacatacatacatacatacatataatcacgcctatttcccggaggggtaggcagagaccacggatttccacttgctacgatcctgacatacctctttcgcttccttcactttcataacattcctcatacacgctcgccggtttagggtgctcttgacctggcctttcttcaggatttcgtTTAAATACTGTCACAAAAGACAGTTGGCGTAGGAGTAGGTATGCAATATATCTACCTACATAAGTATATGCTTCTATGAAAGGTTTttatatcactacaccttatataAGCTTATTTTAGCTAAGTATGTATAGGTAGTAATGTTATGAATATGACACTGATGAAACTAAgattttacattgcaatttgacatttttttaattattagcctacttattattatacgacatcaataaattaaaataataactattaataataaactgagaaatcaattcaattaatcatttaccaatataattatttttgacgatatattcttagatttagttttaagatttgcggtcatttattttattttaattttaattgattactaataagtaaatgtaatagcctagaataatattactattgtgtgcccttacagggtgtcatgatctgactttatattatgtaacacctattatgtacatgaaaatacaataaataaatgataaatgataaaacaaaatccccccgcgtctgtctgtttgtgtgtacgtatgttcgcgataagctcataaactactgaacggattttcatgcggttttcacatatcaataataaaagtttctacTATCGCTTCTAAGAAAACTTCTTGTTATGTTAATATTGAATCGTCGGCATATTTTGTGAAATTGAAACCACTTAAGAACGCAATAAAAGGGACGTTTTCCATTAATATTTGACGATATCTGACTCAGAGAAAACGGCTCTATGATATACGATTACAGACCTAGAGCCTAAACCTTAAAGTTCATTTTCTTCTGGCTTTGTATTCGTTTACATAACGAGTACTTTTACACTAAAAGCAATTTTTGGACCCAAATTAATTTTGACACGTTCGCTGCGTAATGGCTATCTTGAAACGgtcacaaattaaatatttgaaaaggAATTGAATGGAGTTAGGCACTAAGTTAATATGTTTGTACAGCCAGCAACAGGGTAATCCAGTGGGCAAGATATTCAATATCATTTGGTACAGAATAATATGGTATATCTCTGTAAAAGACgtttgtttctaaaaaaaagGTATGTGCGTGTAATTTTtacgcgattgaagtaaaactttgacgatgacgtttatcgctgtgttggcactttgacgtgtgtcttgtgcgtgtgtcactactgagcgttacttccgtcagaaaaaaatagtCGCGTTGcagttaatatgataagctacaaaaaatattagaaaactaagggattcaaaaatcagatcgaaggtcattggagGCATCGGATCccctcccaggtagcaaagtgacgtcagcgccgtcataatgacgtaataatgacgtaattatggcgtcatcgtcataatgacgtcgctgacgtcattatgacgtataaatgctgttagggctTCATAGAGACatatctgtttttattattctaGTGTAAGTTTAAAGTATAGTCTGTTACACAAATATTGATGTGATGAAattgtatgtaggtatctatgtttatactttattgtacatagaaataaaaacacgaaaaacacAGTCACAGAGTATATCAAATacaacaaaggcgaacttatccctgtatggaatctcttccagttaacctttgaggaaatgagaatgatttgtatggagaaattttGAATGAATTCATGTGTATCGTATTTAAAGTGCTAAGGTAATTGTGAATACTTCAACTAACTTCAAAGTCTCAAAATACCAATTTCTAGCTAGTTCAAGCAAAATAAGGATTATTTTCTTTGAACTCTAGATGCACTGAATGTGATCGCGGGCAAGAACCTTATTACATTTACTAGGGTACTCAAAAAGCCCCTCGCTGCAACTCTAGACACACCAGTAATTCTTGACCCATGAGCTATATCCTAATGACAATTGTTTAAAGAGAAATGCTATTCAAAACTTGTCGTCATTAATTCTTTAATATTGATTTCtgttaatatttgtttacacaatattttaatttagactTAAGATTAACTGGAGTCCATTTCTCGAAAGgtattatactaatattattagtccacgaactgtcaaatcgtatgagtttccatagcaacacactaataatattaatataatacctttcgagaaatgggcccctgtttTTTTGAATGCCTGTTGGTCAAATATAGAGACACCACTCCTTGTAAGATTACCATCACTTTATGTACTAcctatatttgcaaataaaacattttgaatttgaatttgaaaaatatGAATGGAAATGATCACGCGACTTTTTGTTAACATAGTACCATCGTCCATACCCAGGtgaagtgacgtcagcgacgtcataatgacgtaataaggACGTAATTacggcgtcataatgacgtcgctgacgtcataatgacgtgtaCATGCTGTTAGGGTACTGTTAACTGGCAGTTCGTTAACcgtattacaaaaggcataaggtccattgatggacagttaagagtgttgctgtttgtacagtcgccatcagatatatcggagcgcccgaggtgctcacaaatatctgaacacgcctctattgtcaaggcgttagagtgcgtgttcagatattttaagcacctcgggcgctctgatatatctgatggcgaccgtaCTCAGTTTTGGGTTTCGTTGGTTTCCTACATCCGTCACTGGGATATATCTTAAGAACCATCCATTATAGGTAGGCAGTTAAACCTTTCTCAAGGGTGTGTTTGTACTTTTATCGTTTCGTTGTTCATGGGTGATAAATTGGTAAAGAACTTTGTGAACAGTCCCAGGTTATATAAAGGTTGATAGCGTCTGCGTCCCTTATTCCCCCgagaaatgaaatagttatGTATCTAAGCTGCTCAAGCATAGAACCTTTGTTATGCAGGGGCAATGCTCGAAGGATCTAAGGGAATAAGGAATCTGcgatataaataggtatttgaaATGTAAATTGGTTGATAAAATGATTGTATTACATTGAacttctgaaataaatgattatgattatgaaagtTTACTGATTGTGTGTGAGTGAACGttgttgatatttatttttatatatgatagtattttaaacaaaaatattccgCATTCCAAGTTTTTATTCACTTACAGATTAATTATATCCTTAAAGAATCATATCCGCTACTGAATAATTGACGGTAACTTTTTACCCTGTCAAAGTTTCATGTCGATATGTGATAACTTGTCATCACCTTGTCACGTTATCATTGCGAGATTACTATAAATTATCACCTTATCACACCATCATAGGCTTGCTAGTTTTAAGTACAGTCGGTGCCCCAACATAACTATCCACTTTTCTATGAAGCTAATATGTTAACGTGGGTACGCCTCCAATTATGAATAGTCGCCAGCACGCTTGTCTACCAATTTTTCGGGTGATttgcttatttatttcttcACTTGCCAGTCtataacttataatattttCCAGGCTCAGCCATCGTGTGCTACCAATGCAACAGCCACAACGACTCCCGTTGCCTCATGGACAAACTGCCCGACTCCCTTCGCAAGGAGTGCGGCTCTAAGGACACCATGTGCAGGAAGATCAAGCAAATCGTAGAGTTCGAGATGAACGGCATGCCGCCGGACAGCAGGGTTATCCGAGGGTGCGGCTGGGATGAAAGCAACTACAAGGTTAGTGTAGAATATCCAATGCAACAGCCACAGCGACTCTCGTCTCATCGACAAGCTGGCCGACTCTGTGCGGCtttataaatgataaatatgttCAATATTTCCTAGATATAAAACATttcgaaaaatatatttttttccttcttttcgCTCTGCTGCAAACCAATGTAAGTAGCGTACGGCACAAGCGTATTCTCACCCGACGAAATTAATCCCCAGGATGCTACTGAACTCACAAGACAAACGTGGTACTCGTACGACTAACGAGGAACAGTCTTAAATGTTGCAGTTTAGCCGGGAATGAAATCAACTATTTATTTAGACTGTAGACCCAAGTCTCTAAATAAGATCGGCCTGGgtccaggtagcaaagtgacgtcagcgacgtcataatgacgtaataatgacgtaattatggcgtcataataacgtcgctgacgtcattatgacgtataaatgctgttagggcgTGACAATGAATTTCTCCTCTCTTTCTGCCAAGCACAAAAAATTAAcacaaagaaaatattatcaacgGTTTATCAGAATTGACAGACGTTTATAAATAAACCTATAAGAGTTCCTTAAATCCACAAAGAGAGTCAAGAACATTATTACTACATGTTTATGACTCAACTGATCTTGGCCTGCATTCTCGTTCTAAATTGGGTTTTAGTTACGACACGATATTCCCCAATATTGTTGCTAAGGAGATAAAATATCGAACAAGCACTATGTTAGTTCGACGTCCTGAAAAAGAAAGGGGCTTGCGTCACGtgacaaataattaaacatgaaaCACAtacatctgtttttttttacagtggtactacgtaaacgaaataaataactatagcttaaatctaatataggcccttgaggcattgtaccaaggatgctagcggcatttcctcgctgtatcgcaatgctgatacgttgtgcgagcaagccgccagctcttcggtcaccagttacgtcaaccagacgcttcgcgatttctgcaaacaacttgtgcgcgctgggaccccatggacctagagtttcaactccaatcTGTGTTTTATGTTCAATTGTGTCACTTCAggccttgttttttttttccgaatagTGTACATACAACCATAAACGGTATAGTACGATACGATatgatcatttattgataaaaaatattttacatgtcattatgtcttaatactaggtacttaaaatcTATTACAATTCGTattgtttgaaaattatttgGTTAACTAACCAGTTCCTATTTgtcaaaagattttttttattgcttaaggggcccactgaatatcagtccgccggacgatatcggcctgtcagttgttcggaactgtcaaatatttgttctaactgacaggccgatatcgtccggcggactgatagttagtgggccgtTTAGTCTGGCACTCGAAAATAAGCGTCCAAAGAGTAGTAGGCCTCAGccactagtttatttttaagtttattaagtCCAAAGACTTAAAATAATTCAGTTATTTCTACCAATCTACGCTGGGCCTGGGAATTACTTTTTAAAGTACTAATCCAGGAGATTCAGAGGATCATAAAGCTTAATTAAGTTTATTGAAGGCGTAGAAAATAATCTCGCCCTTATTTGGTATCGATTTTGCTCTCGTTTCATACTGTTTTAAACCTCGCTGCGCGCTGTTTTAAAtcggaaaaaaaaatcgtaacataaaaacatttactaATGTTAGTTCTACTTGTATAACTTTTACCCGCCCCAATCTAAACTTGGCATGGAAatcttaattttgatttgtcttAATTCTTTTTATTCTTCTTAATTCTTATATTGCTCATATTATAGGGCCTACTtaccacaaaaataaaaatcgaaattCTTTTATCTGCCTCTCATCTTGGATACTCGAGCGATAGGAGATAAagtaatttcgattttcgtttttcgcggtagagcCCGAGACTCCAGCGCTTGATACGTTTTGTAACAATTGTTTAGGTACGCaacataatccgttttcatagttttattttaaaagttattcaaacCTTTTCTTTTCAACAGGGACGTTGCTACCAGCGCTCAGGCTTCGGCGGTCGCCAAGAAGTCTGCTCCTGCCTCGAAGATGGCTGCAACTCGGCCACAGCGCCCGTGGCCGCCACACTGCTCATGCTACTCACCGCCGCGGTCCTCAGGTTTTAGGTCCAGAAGGTTCATTAGAGTAGGGAATGCTCGATAGGTAGTCTAGTCGATTAATGATGCTGATGAGTATTTTAAAGGTTGCGCACTAAGAAGTAAACGGATTTTAAGGTCATACACCTTTAGGTTCAGACTCTCCTGTGGACAAGGCCAATGTTAAGGGCTTAAAGCTTAAATTTCTGATTGAACGAAGCATAAAAAAAGCATAAAGGAGTAGGTAGGTATCCCTTTGTTATTAACCTGtgtgataatagttatttgtaaattactgattgttttacaagggggcaaagttgttatttaactgtgCTGATGTTGATACCCGCCCGAGCAAgtaaaagattccaaaattgaaccacgaacgTAGCTAATAGTTCGTAGAGTGAAATCTGAGCGTTGCGAGTGTTTCAAGGTACGAGGGTTAAaaaaactttgctaccgagtgaaatactattttttttaccacaataactaaatacacaaaaactgttaattattgtccacagaagtgttAACTTTTGTTAGTGATAGATTTGTTGTATACCTCATTATCGAAGTTTTTTGATCAAAATCGGCAATCTTTAGTAGCCGCATTGAAAACTGCAACTGACACTACACGTTTTAAAACTGTTACCAAGAGATCCCGCCGTGTTATCAATTAGCAATGTAAATGataataggtattattagaTGTTTAAATAGATTACGTAACTTATTTGAATGGTTCTCAATGTTCTCATTCTATGTGTTCGTTATGTAAGTTACTGTTAAGTTAGTTAGCGAGCTGTACATAGATGCCATAGATGGTAAACGATGGTAATTGATGATAATGTCACTGTAACTGTCATTCTGTTAAAGCCGACACTGTAAAGTTTATTGTGCCATAGATTATttgttgtgtttgtgttttgctattatatttattagtttttcatATCAGTGTTTCTTATTTCCTCCCTCATTTTGATAAAACGATATAGCGGCGAAAAGCAATCGCTTAAAACGCTTCGATTTTCGTAATGATATGCAGATATCTATAATATGATTGGTAGTTTTCATTATATGTTTGTATCGTTTGCCTAAAACTTTAATCTCCTTATGCAAGCTAATTTTACGGATCTATTTCTAAATAAACTCCCCCCCATAGCACAACCACTACCAATTTACCTATCAAATACACTTAACCCCATTTGAGCAcccatttattctattttagcCTATCATCCTATCAAGAAGGCCCAAATCTTTAGGTCCCAAGCAgactaaaatactaaataatgtGTTTCCTGTGCCAAATGAGCGGCATCCTCTTAAGGCGGTCTTCACAATGGATGGGGATCATCAGTGTACAAGCGGGACATCGCAATACACCTGCATAGTGCTGTCTTAGTCATACACCAGGGTGAATCAGTGTGACAACCGCGCAATGCGCGCGCATTGCCCCGTCGACTCTTGCGCATCTGAGGCTTAGCTTTAGTCCAATAAGTAGGTTAGTACTAGTCTGGCGTCTGTATTTTAAATCCTTTTTTTGGATAATTAGCAAAATGAGGTACTTGACGTTTGGATTACTGGTGTTTTGCGGATTATTTGAATATGGTAAGTGGGATATTTAATTGCATCCTGAACTATATCAAGATTATTTTATACATCATACTCACTATCGAGATAAGGTATGAGAAGGGAAATATTCTAagtttaaatattttccatgtACTAACATTGTTCTATCAttgaaatatctttatttacatacaagatatatacagtggtactacgtaaacgaaattaatagcTATTTTGCTTAAATCTAAATTAGggccttgaggcattgtaccaaggatgctcgcggcatttcctcgctgtatcgcaatgctgatacgttgtgcgaggaagccgccagctcttcggtcaccagttacgtcaaccagacgcttcgcgatttctgcaaaaatccatgtacttatttataattacttaaaatatttcctatggGTGTGAAGTGTGAATGTCTTTTACTGACCAACGAAGTAGGTAGAGTCTGTGAAGAGAAAAGTCATGGACCACCCACCCATACAGGCCCAATATATTCCACGACTATGGctgtgactaaaacaagtgagtcta includes:
- the LOC134746431 gene encoding uncharacterized protein LOC134746431; its protein translation is MAAITLCFLAVLCSLLHQGSAIVCYQCNSHNDSRCLMDKLPDSLRKECGSKDTMCRKIKQIVEFEMNGMPPDSRVIRGCGWDESNYKGRCYQRSGFGGRQEVCSCLEDGCNSATAPVAATLLMLLTAAVLRF